In Pseudofrankia saprophytica, one genomic interval encodes:
- a CDS encoding molybdopterin-dependent oxidoreductase: MTPGLGTTALRTCPLCEATCGLELRVAGGRVVGARGDAAHVFSRGYLCPKGAALPQLLNDPDRLRRPLVRAAAAGASRGRHGEAGWREVGWDEAFDVVLAGLRRVLDAHGRDAVGVYLGNPNAHTMSGAQHVPAFLGALGSRSLFTAATVDQMPMHAACGHVFGHPSLIPVPDLDRTDYLLMLGANPAVSNGSLCTAPDFPGRLAAIRTRGGRVVVVDPRRTRTAALADEHLPIRPGTDALWLFALVNHLAVTDQVTLGAVAEHLTGVERVVELAEPFTPEAVAAACGVPAETTRRIARELAAAPRAAVYGRMGTTTVAFGGLTSWLTIVVNALTGNLDAAGGAMFGRGAHGRADRPRPDGHAGGRGWRTGRWHTRVRGLPEVMGELPVAALAEEIDTPGDGRLRALVTVAGNPALSTPDARRLAAALGTLDFMVSVDPYLNETSRHADVVLPPTDPARVGHYDFMFGALAVRTVASYSPPVLPPEPDGMAEHDLLARLTLIALGQPADADVSTVHDSLLDEALRRAVAEPGSPVAGRDPAELRALVDGETAPERLLDVALRTGHFGDGFGARPDGMRLARLLANPHGVDLGPLTSRIPAMLRTVSGKVELAPEPIVADVPRLRATLAASATDGAASADVGADTGLVLIGRRHPRTNNSWLHNVPAMVKGRERCTLLVHPDDAARHGVQDGGRSRLASAAGTLDVQVEVSDEVMAGVVCLPHGWGHGQAGTRMTVAAEHPGVNTNVLTDASQVDPLSGNAVLNGIPVRLTPIG; the protein is encoded by the coding sequence ATGACTCCTGGGTTAGGGACGACCGCGCTGCGCACCTGTCCGCTGTGCGAGGCGACCTGCGGGCTGGAGCTGCGGGTGGCGGGCGGCCGGGTCGTCGGCGCGCGCGGCGACGCGGCGCACGTGTTCAGCCGTGGCTACCTCTGTCCGAAGGGCGCCGCGCTGCCCCAGCTCCTGAACGACCCCGACCGGCTGCGTCGTCCGCTCGTCCGCGCCGCCGCGGCCGGCGCCAGCCGCGGCCGGCACGGCGAGGCCGGCTGGCGCGAGGTCGGCTGGGATGAGGCGTTCGACGTTGTGCTGGCCGGCCTGCGCCGGGTCCTCGACGCGCATGGCCGCGACGCCGTCGGCGTGTACCTCGGCAACCCGAACGCACACACGATGTCCGGCGCCCAGCACGTTCCGGCGTTCCTCGGCGCGTTGGGCAGCCGCTCACTGTTCACCGCCGCGACGGTCGACCAGATGCCGATGCACGCCGCCTGCGGCCACGTCTTCGGGCATCCGTCGCTGATCCCGGTGCCCGACCTGGACCGCACCGACTACCTGCTGATGCTCGGCGCGAACCCGGCCGTCTCGAACGGCAGCCTGTGCACCGCCCCCGACTTCCCCGGCCGGCTCGCCGCGATCCGGACCCGCGGCGGCAGGGTCGTCGTCGTCGACCCGCGGCGGACGCGCACGGCCGCCCTCGCCGACGAGCACCTGCCGATCCGGCCGGGCACGGACGCGCTGTGGCTGTTCGCGCTCGTCAACCACCTCGCCGTGACGGACCAGGTCACCCTCGGCGCGGTCGCGGAGCACCTCACCGGGGTGGAGCGCGTCGTCGAACTGGCCGAGCCGTTCACCCCGGAGGCGGTCGCGGCGGCCTGCGGGGTGCCGGCCGAGACGACCCGGCGGATCGCGCGGGAGCTCGCCGCGGCACCGCGCGCCGCCGTCTACGGCCGGATGGGGACGACGACGGTCGCGTTCGGCGGGCTGACGAGCTGGCTCACGATCGTCGTGAACGCGCTGACCGGCAACCTTGACGCCGCCGGCGGGGCGATGTTCGGCCGCGGTGCCCACGGCCGCGCCGACCGGCCGCGTCCCGATGGGCACGCCGGCGGCCGCGGGTGGCGCACCGGGCGTTGGCACACCCGGGTCCGCGGCCTGCCCGAGGTGATGGGAGAGCTCCCCGTCGCGGCGCTGGCCGAGGAGATCGACACACCCGGCGACGGCCGGCTGCGAGCGCTGGTGACCGTGGCCGGAAACCCCGCGCTGTCCACCCCGGACGCGCGGCGGCTGGCTGCGGCGCTCGGCACGCTCGACTTCATGGTGAGCGTCGACCCGTACCTGAACGAGACGTCGCGCCACGCCGACGTCGTGCTGCCACCCACCGACCCAGCCCGCGTCGGGCACTACGACTTCATGTTCGGGGCACTGGCCGTGCGCACCGTGGCCAGCTACTCGCCACCGGTCCTGCCGCCCGAGCCTGACGGGATGGCCGAGCACGACCTCCTGGCCCGGCTGACACTGATCGCGCTCGGCCAGCCGGCCGACGCCGACGTGTCGACCGTCCACGACTCGCTGCTCGACGAGGCGCTGCGCCGCGCGGTCGCCGAGCCGGGTTCACCGGTCGCCGGCCGCGACCCGGCGGAGCTGCGCGCGCTCGTCGACGGCGAGACCGCCCCGGAACGCCTGCTGGACGTCGCGCTGCGCACCGGCCACTTCGGTGACGGCTTCGGTGCCCGGCCGGACGGGATGCGCCTCGCCCGGCTGCTGGCCAACCCGCACGGAGTGGACCTCGGGCCGCTCACCTCGCGGATCCCGGCGATGCTGCGCACGGTCAGCGGGAAGGTCGAGCTCGCCCCGGAGCCGATCGTGGCGGACGTGCCCCGGCTGCGCGCCACCCTCGCCGCCAGCGCCACCGACGGCGCCGCCAGCGCGGACGTGGGCGCGGACACCGGCCTGGTGCTGATCGGCCGGCGCCACCCGCGGACCAACAACAGCTGGCTGCACAACGTCCCGGCGATGGTCAAGGGCCGAGAGCGCTGCACCCTGCTCGTGCACCCGGACGACGCGGCCCGCCACGGCGTCCAGGACGGCGGCCGGTCCAGGCTGGCGTCCGCCGCGGGCACCCTGGATGTCCAGGTCGAGGTGAGCGACGAGGTGATGGCCGGCGTCGTCTGCCTGCCCCACGGCTGGGGCCACGGCCAGGCCGGTACCCGGATGACGGTCGCCGCCGAACACCCCGGCGTGAACACGAACGTCCTCACGGACGCCTCCCAGGTCGACCCGCTGTCCGGCAACGCCGTCCTCAACGGCATCCCTGTCCGGCTGACCCCCATCGGCTAG
- a CDS encoding acyl-CoA dehydrogenase family protein, with the protein MDAAHPSGELEDFRRRARSWLAEHAVSQDDPGRRDAGAGQGSDDVSVFHNLSFAQEQALIERVAAWQRQKFDAGFGALGWPPEHGGAGLGPEFVEAFAAEEERYDIPAPHELVSVTVSLIAPTIRLVGTPEQRDLLMRTFLRCDSLCCQLFSEPGAGSDLAALATRAVRDGDEWVVGGQKVWSSGAQFAEWGMLLTRTDPDVPKHAGITAFLLRLDSPGVTVRPLRQMSGGTSFNEVFLDDVRIPDSLRLGEVGAGWKAALTTLGFEREGSGGGHPRVGGGWRELAPLARALGRLDDPLVRQRLADVYISERLAEVAALREAHDRRAGRPPGPEGSFRKLHWVTGMALASRAAELLLGPRLAADTGEWGTFAWTSHVLGAPGYRIAGGSDEIQRNIIAERILGLPGDVRVDRDRPWREIPR; encoded by the coding sequence TTGGACGCGGCACATCCGAGCGGTGAGCTCGAGGACTTCCGGCGGCGTGCGCGGAGCTGGCTCGCCGAACACGCGGTGTCACAGGACGATCCCGGCCGGCGGGATGCCGGCGCCGGGCAGGGGTCCGACGACGTCTCGGTCTTTCACAACCTGTCCTTCGCCCAGGAGCAGGCACTGATCGAGCGCGTGGCGGCCTGGCAGCGGCAGAAGTTCGACGCGGGGTTCGGCGCGCTCGGCTGGCCGCCCGAGCACGGCGGTGCGGGGCTGGGTCCCGAGTTCGTCGAGGCGTTCGCGGCCGAGGAGGAGCGCTACGACATCCCGGCGCCGCACGAGCTGGTGTCCGTGACCGTCAGTCTGATCGCCCCGACGATTCGCCTGGTCGGTACGCCCGAACAACGCGATCTGCTGATGCGGACCTTCCTGCGGTGCGACAGCCTGTGCTGCCAGCTCTTCTCGGAACCGGGGGCGGGGTCCGACCTGGCGGCTCTGGCGACCAGGGCGGTCCGGGACGGCGACGAGTGGGTGGTGGGCGGCCAGAAGGTGTGGAGCTCGGGGGCACAGTTCGCCGAGTGGGGAATGCTGCTGACGAGAACCGATCCGGACGTCCCCAAACATGCCGGCATCACCGCGTTCCTGCTGCGGCTCGACTCACCCGGTGTGACCGTCCGGCCGCTGCGTCAGATGTCCGGCGGCACGTCGTTCAACGAGGTGTTCCTCGATGACGTGCGCATTCCCGACTCGCTTCGGCTGGGCGAGGTGGGGGCGGGCTGGAAGGCCGCTCTCACGACACTCGGCTTCGAGCGTGAGGGCTCCGGCGGGGGTCATCCCCGGGTGGGCGGCGGATGGCGGGAGCTGGCCCCGCTGGCCCGCGCACTGGGCCGCCTCGACGACCCCCTCGTGCGCCAGCGGCTGGCTGACGTCTACATCAGCGAACGCCTTGCCGAGGTGGCGGCGCTGCGTGAAGCCCACGACCGGCGAGCCGGCCGGCCGCCCGGGCCGGAAGGCTCGTTCCGCAAGCTGCACTGGGTGACGGGTATGGCGCTCGCGTCGCGGGCGGCGGAACTGCTGCTCGGGCCGCGCCTGGCGGCCGACACCGGCGAATGGGGGACCTTCGCCTGGACCAGCCACGTTCTCGGCGCGCCCGGTTACCGGATAGCGGGTGGATCGGACGAGATCCAGCGCAACATCATTGCCGAACGGATCCTCGGGCTGCCGGGTGACGTGCGGGTCGACCGGGACCGGCCATGGCGTGAGATCCCCCGCTGA
- a CDS encoding cytochrome P450, with protein MSPALEAGSYWRKADELREAGQAFFNTMAQGYWMFTRYDEVREIYQHPEIFSSESITPWEPEPVYRFVPTQIDPPEHSKYRQLLSRWFAPAAVNEAGPAAEAICRRLVAQIAPSGGCDFVAEFAMRFPTEVFLTVIGLPASDADLFVPWVEDFFRGFGGDLAQQEAMARALDGMRQYWVDALDERRDEPVPREGDLASHLLHATLDGEPIGDALILDILTVLVLAGLDTTRAELGYLFRHLATNPDDRRRLIAEPELISSAVEETLRFYTIIFGDGRKVARDIEFHGCPLRKGDMVYGLVSGANRDPRVYDRADEFVLGRTANNHLGFAAGPHRCLGAHLARRVMKIAVEEWLKVIPDFRVATDAPLLERGGGSMMTLLTLPLAWEVTS; from the coding sequence GTGTCGCCCGCCCTCGAGGCGGGCAGCTACTGGCGCAAGGCCGACGAGCTTCGGGAGGCGGGCCAGGCGTTCTTCAACACCATGGCCCAGGGCTACTGGATGTTCACCCGGTATGACGAGGTCCGGGAGATCTACCAGCACCCCGAGATCTTCTCCAGCGAGTCGATCACGCCGTGGGAGCCGGAACCGGTGTACCGGTTCGTGCCCACCCAGATCGACCCGCCGGAGCACAGCAAGTACCGCCAGCTCCTGAGCCGCTGGTTCGCGCCGGCCGCGGTCAACGAGGCCGGCCCGGCGGCAGAGGCGATCTGCCGACGCCTGGTCGCCCAGATCGCGCCGAGCGGCGGGTGTGACTTCGTGGCCGAGTTCGCGATGCGGTTCCCCACCGAGGTGTTCCTGACCGTTATCGGTCTGCCAGCCTCCGACGCCGACCTGTTCGTGCCGTGGGTCGAGGATTTCTTCCGCGGGTTCGGTGGCGACCTCGCCCAGCAGGAGGCCATGGCCCGGGCGCTGGACGGCATGCGTCAGTACTGGGTCGACGCGCTGGACGAAAGGCGCGACGAGCCGGTGCCGCGGGAGGGTGACCTCGCCTCACACCTGCTGCACGCCACGCTGGACGGCGAGCCCATCGGTGACGCCCTGATACTCGACATTCTGACCGTGCTCGTGCTCGCCGGGCTCGACACCACCCGGGCGGAGCTCGGCTACCTGTTCCGGCACCTCGCCACCAATCCCGACGACCGGCGCCGGCTCATCGCCGAGCCCGAGCTGATTTCGTCCGCGGTCGAGGAGACGCTGCGGTTCTACACCATCATCTTCGGCGACGGGCGCAAGGTGGCTCGTGACATCGAGTTCCACGGCTGCCCGCTGCGCAAGGGCGACATGGTGTACGGGCTTGTCTCCGGCGCCAACCGGGACCCCAGGGTCTACGACCGGGCGGACGAGTTCGTGCTGGGTCGCACGGCCAACAACCATCTCGGTTTCGCGGCCGGACCGCATCGCTGCCTGGGCGCGCATCTGGCCCGCCGGGTGATGAAGATCGCCGTCGAAGAATGGCTGAAGGTCATCCCCGACTTCCGGGTGGCCACCGACGCGCCGCTGCTCGAACGCGGTGGCGGCTCCATGATGACCCTGCTCACTCTCCCGCTTGCCTGGGAGGTCACCTCGTGA
- a CDS encoding sensor histidine kinase codes for MNRSRGLSVRLKLTLSYAGFLMLAGTLLLAVVWVFLLRYVPERIYTAPPELGSRPGTSMFIPDRSDLLRAFVPKATAMLEFLLLFSLLGGWILAGSMLAPLTRITNATRLAANGSLSHRIQLEGRRDEFRELADAFDAMLARLEAHDAEQQRFAANASHELRTPLAIMQTLLDVARNDPNRDAGELVDRLHLVNTRAIHLTEALLLLSRANQRSFAREHVDLSLTAEEATETLLPLAEKHGVAIETSGDLAATLGSYPLLLQMTTNLVHNAIVHNLPEQGTVWVTTSVHSTTVVLTVENTGQKLSPQVTSTLVEPFQRGTGRTRTDHAGVGLGLAIVKSIAQAHGGTITLTPRDAGGLCVTVRLPVAPPHTDS; via the coding sequence GTGAATAGATCGCGCGGTTTGAGCGTTCGCCTCAAACTCACCCTCAGCTACGCCGGCTTCCTCATGCTGGCGGGTACCTTGCTGCTCGCGGTCGTGTGGGTGTTCCTGCTGCGTTACGTACCCGAGAGGATCTACACAGCACCTCCCGAGCTGGGATCGCGACCCGGCACCTCGATGTTCATACCCGACCGCTCCGACCTGCTTCGAGCCTTCGTCCCGAAGGCAACCGCAATGCTGGAGTTCCTGCTGCTGTTCAGTCTGCTGGGAGGGTGGATCCTCGCCGGCAGCATGCTCGCGCCCCTGACGCGCATCACCAACGCGACCCGCCTGGCCGCGAACGGATCGCTCTCCCACCGGATCCAACTGGAAGGCCGCAGGGATGAGTTCCGCGAACTCGCCGACGCCTTCGACGCCATGCTCGCGCGGCTCGAAGCACACGACGCCGAACAGCAGAGATTCGCGGCCAACGCCTCCCACGAACTGCGCACCCCACTGGCGATCATGCAGACCCTGCTCGACGTGGCCCGCAACGATCCGAACCGCGATGCCGGCGAACTCGTCGACCGCCTACATTTGGTCAATACCCGGGCAATCCACCTCACCGAGGCACTGCTCCTGCTCAGCCGCGCCAACCAGCGATCCTTCGCCCGAGAACACGTCGACCTGTCCCTGACAGCGGAAGAAGCGACGGAAACGCTTCTCCCGCTCGCGGAAAAACATGGCGTCGCCATCGAGACCTCTGGCGATCTGGCCGCCACCCTCGGCTCATATCCGCTCCTGCTGCAGATGACCACGAACCTTGTGCACAACGCGATCGTCCACAATCTGCCTGAGCAGGGCACCGTGTGGGTCACCACCAGCGTTCACTCGACGACGGTGGTGCTCACTGTCGAGAACACCGGCCAGAAGCTCTCCCCACAAGTGACTTCCACGCTTGTCGAGCCGTTTCAACGCGGCACCGGGCGTACCCGCACCGACCACGCGGGGGTCGGCCTCGGCCTGGCAATCGTCAAGAGCATCGCCCAGGCGCACGGCGGAACCATCACCCTCACCCCCCGGGACGCTGGAGGCCTTTGCGTCACGGTGCGACTACCCGTCGCGCCACCGCACACTGACAGCTGA
- the vanX gene encoding D-Ala-D-Ala dipeptidase VanX — MKNDFVFVDEFVPGVRWDAKYATWDNFTGKPVDGYQANRIVGTRALCAALERAGEKAAASGFGLLLWDGYRPQRAVDCFLRWSEQPEDGRTKPRHYPNIDRPEMFEKGYVAARSGHSRGGTVDLTLYHLATGELADMGGRHDLMDPVSHHGAREITPVEARNRQHLCSIMKACGFDSYDHEWWHYTLRHEPYPNTYFDFPIT, encoded by the coding sequence ATGAAGAACGACTTCGTCTTCGTGGACGAGTTCGTGCCCGGAGTACGCTGGGATGCCAAGTACGCCACCTGGGACAATTTTACCGGCAAACCGGTGGACGGATATCAGGCAAATCGGATCGTCGGTACGAGGGCTCTGTGCGCGGCCCTGGAGAGAGCGGGAGAAAAGGCCGCAGCCTCCGGTTTCGGCCTTCTTCTCTGGGATGGTTATCGCCCGCAACGCGCCGTAGACTGCTTCCTGCGCTGGTCAGAACAGCCGGAGGATGGCCGGACGAAGCCGAGACACTATCCGAACATCGACAGGCCCGAGATGTTCGAAAAGGGATACGTGGCCGCCAGGTCGGGCCACAGCCGGGGCGGCACGGTTGACCTGACGCTCTATCACCTGGCTACCGGCGAGCTTGCCGACATGGGCGGCCGCCACGATCTGATGGATCCGGTCTCACATCACGGCGCAAGAGAGATCACGCCAGTCGAGGCAAGGAACCGTCAGCACCTGTGTTCCATCATGAAGGCCTGTGGATTTGATTCGTACGATCACGAATGGTGGCACTACACGCTGAGGCACGAACCTTACCCAAACACCTATTTTGATTTTCCCATCACGTAG
- a CDS encoding D-isomer specific 2-hydroxyacid dehydrogenase family protein codes for MTHSEPARTAARRARPPAPSSPSSSSAAPGTGITIYGCGQDEAILFRELAPRFGIIPTIAEAAVSEANIELAFGNRCVSVGHKNRIDNSIVRALGRAGVEYISTRSVGCDHIDVEYAESVGVTVGNIAYSPDSVADYTLMLMLMAVRDAKSMLRRVDNHDYRLNDVRGRELRDLTIGVVGTGRIGAAVIDRLAGFACRILAHDSRPKAFAHHVSLTELLRQSDIVTLHTPLNAGTYHILDRRRIGQMKYGAFIINTGRGSLLDTEALVEALESGRLGGAALDVLEGEEGIFYADCRNKPAESRSLSRLQRLPNVLISPHTAYYTDHALSDIVENSLINCLEFEKGKGKSAWIG; via the coding sequence ATGACCCACAGCGAGCCAGCACGAACAGCGGCCCGCCGCGCCCGACCGCCGGCGCCCTCGTCCCCCTCGTCGTCCTCGGCCGCCCCGGGAACGGGAATCACCATCTATGGGTGCGGGCAGGACGAGGCCATTTTGTTCCGGGAGCTGGCGCCTCGCTTCGGCATCATACCGACCATCGCGGAGGCCGCGGTATCCGAAGCGAACATTGAACTGGCGTTCGGAAACCGATGCGTCAGCGTCGGCCACAAGAATCGGATCGATAACTCGATCGTTCGTGCTCTGGGCCGGGCCGGCGTGGAGTACATCTCGACGCGAAGCGTCGGATGTGACCATATCGACGTGGAATACGCGGAGAGCGTCGGCGTCACTGTCGGAAACATCGCCTACTCGCCGGACAGCGTCGCTGACTACACGCTGATGCTGATGCTGATGGCGGTTCGAGATGCGAAGTCCATGCTCCGCCGCGTGGATAACCATGACTACAGGCTGAATGATGTACGCGGGAGGGAGCTGCGCGACCTGACGATCGGAGTGGTCGGAACGGGGCGCATCGGCGCGGCGGTCATCGACAGGCTGGCGGGCTTTGCGTGCCGAATACTCGCCCATGACAGCCGTCCGAAGGCCTTTGCCCACCACGTTTCCCTCACAGAATTGCTGCGGCAGAGCGACATCGTCACGCTCCATACTCCACTCAACGCGGGCACATACCATATCCTGGACCGTCGGCGTATCGGCCAGATGAAGTACGGCGCATTCATCATCAATACTGGGCGCGGCTCACTTCTCGATACGGAGGCCCTCGTCGAGGCATTGGAGAGTGGCAGGCTGGGCGGCGCGGCTTTGGACGTCCTCGAGGGAGAGGAGGGAATATTCTACGCCGACTGCCGGAACAAACCCGCTGAAAGCAGGTCGCTGTCGCGGCTGCAACGCCTGCCGAACGTGCTGATCAGTCCCCACACCGCCTATTACACGGACCATGCCCTGAGTGACATCGTTGAAAACAGTCTCATCAATTGCCTCGAGTTCGAGAAGGGGAAGGGGAAGTCGGCATGGATAGGCTGA
- a CDS encoding response regulator transcription factor gives MRVLVVEDEPYMAEAIRDGLRLEAIAADIAGDGDTALNLLSINAYDIAVLDRDIPGPSGDEIAESIVASGSGMPILMLTAADRLDDKASGFELGADDYLTKPFELRELVLRLRALDRRRAHIRPPVRELAGLRLDPFRREVHRNGRYVALTRKQFAVLEVLVAADGGVIGTEELLERAWDENVDPFTNAVRITVSALRKRLGEPWIIATVPGVGYRIDTAPAPDTGRDGGDRE, from the coding sequence ATGCGTGTGTTGGTCGTCGAAGACGAACCCTATATGGCAGAGGCCATTCGCGATGGGCTGCGCCTGGAAGCGATCGCGGCCGACATCGCCGGTGACGGTGACACCGCTCTGAACCTTTTGAGCATCAACGCCTACGACATCGCCGTCCTCGATCGCGACATTCCCGGGCCTTCCGGTGACGAGATCGCCGAAAGCATCGTCGCTTCCGGTAGCGGCATGCCGATCCTGATGCTCACCGCTGCCGACCGGCTTGACGACAAGGCCTCCGGGTTCGAGCTCGGAGCCGACGACTACCTCACCAAGCCGTTCGAGCTGCGAGAGCTCGTGCTCAGGCTCAGGGCACTCGACCGCAGGCGTGCGCATATCAGGCCGCCCGTGCGGGAGCTCGCAGGTCTGCGTCTGGACCCGTTTCGCCGCGAGGTCCACCGGAATGGTCGATATGTCGCGCTGACCAGGAAGCAGTTCGCCGTGCTCGAAGTTCTCGTCGCCGCCGATGGTGGTGTCATTGGCACCGAAGAGCTGCTGGAACGGGCATGGGATGAGAATGTCGACCCGTTCACCAACGCCGTACGCATCACGGTCTCGGCCCTGCGTAAACGGCTCGGCGAACCCTGGATCATCGCCACCGTGCCCGGCGTCGGATACCGCATCGACACAGCACCGGCACCGGACACCGGGCGTGATGGAGGGGACCGTGAATAG
- a CDS encoding ferredoxin, with protein sequence MKITVLGDRCTGHGRCYSIAPDFLDYDDEGYVTIRDQIVGVPADQVAASRDAARTCPEQAIELLED encoded by the coding sequence GTGAAGATCACTGTTCTTGGCGACCGCTGCACCGGTCACGGGCGCTGTTACAGCATTGCGCCGGACTTCCTCGACTACGACGACGAAGGTTACGTCACGATCCGTGATCAGATCGTCGGTGTGCCGGCTGATCAGGTAGCGGCGTCTCGGGATGCGGCGAGGACCTGCCCCGAACAGGCCATCGAGCTCCTGGAGGACTGA
- the vanA gene encoding D-alanine--(R)-lactate ligase: MDRLRVGIIFGGCSEEHSISVKSAQEIAKNIDVEKYEPFYVGITRSGAWKLCDGPGAAWEDGGCRPAVLSPDRSVHGLLVLEQDGYEMIRLDVVFPVLHGKLGEDGAMQGLLELSGIPYAGCDVQSSALCMDKSLAYIVAGNAGIATPNYRAVAADEKVDPDGFTYPIFVKPARSGSSFGVSKVSRKEDLPSAVEAARRYDSKVLIEEAVVGSEVGCAILGERFGLVAGEVDRISLSHGFFRIHQESAPETGSENSTAIVPADISAESRALVQETAKAIYRALGCRGLARVDMFLTEDGTVVLNEVNTLPGMTSYSRYPRMMAAAGLPLAELIDRIVSLTLHGKRR; the protein is encoded by the coding sequence ATGGATAGGCTGAGGGTCGGGATCATCTTCGGGGGTTGTTCCGAGGAGCACTCCATCTCCGTCAAATCCGCGCAGGAGATCGCGAAGAACATCGATGTCGAAAAGTATGAGCCTTTCTATGTCGGGATCACGAGGAGCGGCGCCTGGAAACTATGTGACGGCCCCGGCGCGGCCTGGGAGGACGGTGGTTGCCGTCCGGCCGTCCTGTCGCCGGACCGAAGCGTACACGGCTTGCTCGTCCTGGAGCAGGACGGATACGAGATGATCCGTCTGGACGTGGTGTTTCCCGTTCTGCATGGCAAGCTTGGCGAGGACGGCGCGATGCAGGGACTGTTGGAGCTCTCCGGCATTCCTTACGCGGGCTGCGACGTCCAGAGCTCTGCTCTGTGCATGGACAAATCCCTTGCCTACATCGTCGCCGGAAACGCGGGAATTGCTACCCCGAACTACCGGGCCGTCGCGGCGGACGAGAAGGTCGATCCCGACGGGTTCACCTATCCCATCTTCGTGAAGCCGGCCCGTTCGGGTTCGTCCTTCGGCGTCAGCAAGGTATCTCGAAAAGAAGACCTGCCGAGCGCCGTGGAGGCCGCGAGACGGTACGACTCGAAGGTGTTGATCGAAGAGGCTGTCGTCGGCAGCGAGGTGGGATGCGCGATCCTGGGGGAACGATTCGGACTGGTCGCGGGCGAGGTGGACCGGATCTCGCTGTCTCATGGTTTCTTCAGAATCCATCAGGAGAGTGCGCCCGAGACCGGCTCCGAAAACTCGACAGCAATCGTGCCCGCCGACATCTCGGCGGAGTCCCGCGCGCTCGTCCAGGAGACAGCAAAGGCAATATATCGCGCCCTGGGCTGTAGGGGACTCGCGCGGGTGGACATGTTCCTGACGGAAGACGGAACCGTGGTGCTCAACGAGGTCAACACTCTGCCTGGCATGACCTCATACAGCCGGTACCCGAGAATGATGGCCGCCGCGGGGCTGCCACTCGCAGAATTGATCGATCGGATCGTGTCGCTGACCCTGCACGGAAAAAGGCGATGA